One segment of Pandoraea pnomenusa DNA contains the following:
- a CDS encoding aldo/keto reductase produces the protein MRSISFPQGDTVPVLGQGTWMMGEKAERRREEIAALRLGVSLGMTLVDTAEMYGEGATETLVGEALDGLRDQVFLVSKVYPHNASRRGVVAACERSLKRLRTDRLDLYLLHWRGGEPFEETIAGFEALREAGKIRHWGVSNLDTDDMDELFATPGGNACATDQVLYNLSRRGPEYDLAPWLAEHGLPMMAYSPIEQGRLPTKGVLGDIARARHVEPLQIALAWVLSRPGVIAIPKAGTEAHVRANRAAHDIVLTEQELALLDHHFEAPSRKRPLEMI, from the coding sequence ATGCGAAGCATCTCTTTTCCCCAAGGCGACACCGTGCCGGTGCTCGGTCAGGGCACGTGGATGATGGGCGAGAAAGCGGAGCGGCGTCGCGAGGAAATCGCGGCGTTGCGTCTTGGCGTATCGCTCGGCATGACGCTCGTCGATACCGCAGAAATGTATGGCGAGGGTGCGACGGAAACGCTTGTCGGCGAGGCGCTCGACGGCCTTCGCGATCAGGTCTTCCTGGTGAGCAAGGTGTATCCCCACAATGCATCGCGACGCGGCGTGGTCGCTGCGTGCGAACGCAGCCTGAAGCGCCTTCGCACCGATCGGCTCGACCTTTATCTGCTGCATTGGCGCGGCGGCGAACCGTTCGAGGAAACCATCGCCGGCTTCGAGGCACTGCGCGAGGCCGGCAAGATCCGCCACTGGGGCGTAAGCAATCTCGACACCGACGACATGGACGAACTGTTCGCCACGCCCGGTGGCAATGCATGCGCCACCGATCAGGTGCTCTACAACCTGTCTCGACGCGGCCCCGAATACGATCTTGCGCCGTGGCTCGCGGAGCACGGTTTGCCGATGATGGCCTACTCTCCCATCGAGCAGGGACGATTGCCGACCAAAGGCGTGCTCGGCGACATCGCCAGAGCCCGTCACGTCGAACCGCTGCAGATCGCGTTGGCCTGGGTGCTGAGCCGCCCAGGCGTCATCGCCATTCCGAAGGCGGGCACGGAGGCGCACGTGCGGGCCAATCGCGCCGCTCACGATATTGTGCTCACCGAACAGGAGCTGGCGTTGCTCGACCATCATTTCGAGGCGCCCTCACGCAAGCGTCCGCTGGAGATGATCTGA
- a CDS encoding LutC/YkgG family protein, which translates to MSREAFLVRVRAAQRVALRDDDHPADGTREPFPLPALPVFETPAGDRHKRFGQQLVAMGGKLVTLDDAPALTRWLAERFPGVAPVTATPQARSAVPLDAGRPPASLHDVDVGVVRARFGVAETGSVWLSEQEYGVNALGYLVQHLVVLLDPRDIVDGLQDIYRLPDFASARYAVLVTGPSATADIEGVLIQGAQGVRSLTVVLLSRD; encoded by the coding sequence ATGTCCCGCGAAGCCTTCCTCGTTCGCGTGCGCGCGGCGCAACGCGTGGCACTGCGCGACGACGACCACCCGGCCGACGGCACCCGCGAGCCCTTCCCTCTGCCAGCCCTCCCTGTCTTCGAGACGCCCGCCGGAGACCGACACAAACGCTTCGGCCAGCAACTCGTCGCCATGGGCGGCAAGCTTGTGACACTGGACGACGCGCCGGCATTGACCCGGTGGCTTGCCGAACGCTTTCCCGGCGTCGCGCCGGTCACCGCGACGCCGCAGGCCCGAAGCGCCGTGCCGCTCGACGCTGGGCGGCCGCCGGCGTCGTTGCACGACGTTGACGTCGGTGTGGTGCGCGCCCGCTTCGGTGTGGCCGAAACCGGCTCGGTCTGGCTCTCCGAGCAGGAGTACGGCGTGAATGCGCTCGGCTATCTCGTGCAACACCTCGTCGTGCTGCTCGATCCGCGCGACATTGTCGACGGCCTGCAGGACATCTACCGGCTGCCCGATTTCGCATCGGCGCGGTATGCGGTGCTGGTGACGGGGCCCTCGGCCACCGCCGATATCGAAGGGGTGCTCATTCAGGGCGCGCAAGGCGTGCGCTCGCTCACCGTCGTGTTGCTGTCGCGAGACTGA
- a CDS encoding TonB-dependent receptor family protein, with amino-acid sequence MSRSLTQKPLQTAIALALASLGGAAHALTTGPEATLPVTVVTAPPESLTSPSVDLQKAELFQTVGAVGFVDADSYQNTYAFNLRDILKDSPGVYVQNRYGQEIRVSIRGSGIARGYHARGLEILQDGIPTNAADGSGDYYQIDPLGLRSTEVYKGGNGLTYGATTLGGALNFVTPTAYTADAPNQLRIDGGSFGTIRASAQMSRIFGPLDALATVTVNRADGYRDHDRGNYAQINANVGYKFSPRVETRFFFGAYLVDQKLPGTLSLFDALNHPTKAAASAVSGDQARNIRTERLGNLTTVRFATGQLDVASWVIHKSLYHPIFQVIDQDGWTYGVAPRYTANLTLAGMRNDLIVGARFFGGNTSANQYTNVNGNRGAQTLDARQSAYNYEAYFENRWFFLPTLGLMVGAKAFRDVRQYIDYGGLAGDPNYRSTSAAYSGVNPKIGLLWEPSKDVQAFVDVTRSADVPDFTDLSQTFGATSRFVPLASQHAWTIEAGTRGKLDRVAWDVTAYRSLVRDQLLQYTTSADIPASTFNANKTVLQGLEIGASVDLFRNLAATGDRITLSQLWNYSDFRFRDDPQYGNNRIAGVPTHVLRTTLGYALSNRFQVAASLDWVPTGAWVDYANTLRVPGYSLIGLQASYLVQRGVTLYVDARNLTDKRYVTDFSTVTDARTANTAVFYPGDGRSVFAGVRFAF; translated from the coding sequence ATGTCGCGTTCCCTGACGCAGAAGCCGTTGCAAACGGCCATCGCACTCGCCCTTGCCTCGCTGGGCGGTGCAGCACACGCACTGACGACCGGCCCCGAGGCCACATTACCCGTGACGGTGGTGACCGCCCCGCCCGAATCGCTCACTTCGCCGAGCGTGGACTTGCAAAAAGCCGAACTGTTCCAGACCGTCGGCGCCGTCGGTTTCGTCGACGCCGACTCGTACCAGAACACCTACGCCTTCAATCTGCGCGACATTCTCAAGGACAGCCCGGGCGTCTATGTGCAGAATCGATACGGGCAGGAGATACGCGTCTCGATTCGCGGCTCGGGGATCGCCCGCGGCTATCATGCTCGCGGACTCGAGATCCTGCAGGACGGTATTCCGACGAACGCCGCGGACGGCAGCGGCGACTACTACCAGATCGATCCGCTGGGCCTGCGCTCGACCGAGGTCTACAAGGGCGGCAACGGTCTGACCTACGGTGCGACCACGCTGGGCGGCGCACTCAACTTCGTCACGCCCACCGCCTACACGGCGGATGCGCCCAACCAGTTGCGCATCGATGGCGGCAGCTTCGGCACCATACGTGCGAGTGCGCAGATGTCACGCATCTTCGGCCCCCTCGATGCGCTCGCTACCGTGACCGTCAATCGCGCCGACGGCTATCGCGATCATGACAGGGGCAACTACGCCCAGATCAACGCCAACGTCGGATACAAGTTCTCGCCGCGCGTCGAGACCCGCTTCTTCTTCGGCGCCTACCTCGTCGACCAGAAGCTGCCGGGCACGCTGTCGCTGTTCGATGCCCTGAACCATCCGACAAAGGCGGCCGCATCGGCCGTCTCCGGCGATCAGGCACGCAACATTCGCACCGAACGCCTGGGCAACCTGACGACGGTTCGCTTTGCGACTGGCCAACTCGACGTCGCTTCGTGGGTGATCCACAAGAGCCTCTATCACCCGATCTTCCAGGTCATCGATCAGGACGGCTGGACGTATGGCGTGGCGCCTCGCTACACCGCCAACCTCACGCTCGCGGGCATGCGTAACGACCTGATCGTGGGCGCGCGCTTCTTCGGCGGTAACACCAGCGCCAACCAATACACGAACGTGAACGGCAATCGGGGCGCCCAGACGCTCGACGCCCGTCAGAGCGCGTACAACTACGAGGCCTACTTCGAGAACCGGTGGTTCTTCCTGCCGACGCTGGGCCTGATGGTAGGCGCCAAGGCCTTTCGGGACGTACGACAATACATCGACTACGGCGGTCTGGCCGGCGACCCCAACTACCGGTCGACGAGCGCCGCCTATTCGGGAGTGAATCCGAAGATCGGCCTGCTTTGGGAGCCCAGCAAGGACGTACAGGCATTCGTCGACGTCACCCGCAGTGCCGACGTCCCCGACTTCACCGACCTGTCGCAGACGTTCGGCGCCACGTCGCGCTTCGTACCGCTCGCCTCGCAGCATGCCTGGACGATCGAGGCCGGCACCCGCGGCAAGCTCGATCGCGTGGCATGGGATGTCACCGCCTATCGATCCCTGGTGCGCGATCAGTTGCTTCAGTACACCACGTCCGCCGACATTCCCGCGTCGACCTTCAACGCCAACAAGACCGTGCTCCAGGGTCTGGAGATCGGCGCGTCGGTCGACCTGTTCAGGAACCTCGCCGCCACCGGAGACCGCATCACGCTGTCACAACTCTGGAACTACAGCGACTTCCGCTTCCGGGACGATCCGCAATACGGCAACAATCGCATTGCCGGTGTTCCCACCCATGTGTTGCGCACGACACTCGGCTATGCCCTGTCGAACCGCTTCCAGGTCGCCGCATCGCTCGATTGGGTGCCGACCGGTGCATGGGTGGATTACGCCAACACCCTGCGCGTGCCTGGTTACTCGCTGATCGGCTTGCAGGCATCGTATCTGGTGCAGCGCGGGGTCACCCTCTATGTCGACGCGCGCAACCTGACCGACAAACGCTACGTCACCGACTTCAGCACGGTGACCGACGCGCGCACCGCCAACACCGCCGTCTTCTATCCGGGAGACGGTCGCAGCGTATTCGCGGGCGTTCGGTTCGCGTTCTGA
- a CDS encoding LLM class flavin-dependent oxidoreductase, with the protein MSSLSKTAISMLDLVPVRAGGTVAEALKQSTELAQHVERLGFTRFWLAEHHNMDGIASSATALLIGHIADKTSRIRVGSGGVMLPNHPPLVVAENFGTLAALYPGRIDLGLGRAPGADQATMRALRRDRLSNGDDFPEQVAELRALLAPAQPGQRLVATPGAGSDIPVWLLGSSLFSAQLAAHLGLPYAFASHFAPRFLFDAIRLYRELFRPSAVLDKPYVMVGVPVVAAPTDEEARFLATSSQQKILALMRGQSLKLQPPVTDMDERWDPAEQHSVEAFLGVAVVGGPERVKAGLSDLVERTQADELMLVTDIYDPALRLRSCDIVAAVCKD; encoded by the coding sequence ATGAGCAGTTTGTCGAAGACGGCCATCTCGATGCTGGATCTGGTGCCGGTGCGTGCCGGTGGCACGGTGGCCGAGGCCCTGAAGCAATCCACGGAGCTCGCGCAGCACGTCGAGCGTCTCGGCTTCACGCGCTTCTGGCTGGCCGAGCACCACAACATGGACGGTATTGCGAGTTCCGCGACCGCGCTGCTGATCGGGCACATAGCGGACAAGACGTCGCGCATTCGTGTCGGGTCGGGAGGGGTGATGCTGCCGAATCACCCGCCGCTCGTCGTGGCAGAGAATTTCGGCACGCTGGCCGCGTTGTATCCCGGGCGTATCGATCTGGGATTGGGGCGCGCTCCTGGCGCGGATCAGGCGACGATGCGTGCATTGCGCCGAGACCGGCTGTCCAATGGCGACGACTTCCCTGAACAGGTTGCCGAGCTGCGCGCGTTGCTGGCGCCGGCCCAACCCGGTCAGCGGCTGGTGGCGACGCCGGGCGCGGGCAGCGATATTCCGGTCTGGCTGCTGGGCTCGTCGCTGTTTTCAGCCCAGCTTGCCGCCCATCTGGGCCTGCCCTACGCCTTTGCGTCGCATTTCGCGCCGCGGTTCCTGTTCGATGCGATACGTCTTTACCGCGAGCTTTTCCGGCCGTCGGCCGTCCTCGACAAGCCGTACGTGATGGTCGGCGTGCCGGTCGTGGCCGCGCCGACCGACGAGGAAGCGAGGTTCCTCGCCACGTCGTCGCAGCAGAAGATTCTTGCGCTGATGCGCGGTCAGAGCCTGAAGCTCCAGCCGCCGGTGACCGACATGGACGAGCGCTGGGACCCGGCCGAGCAGCATTCGGTGGAAGCCTTCCTTGGGGTGGCGGTGGTTGGCGGGCCCGAGCGCGTGAAGGCGGGGTTGTCGGATCTCGTCGAGCGCACGCAGGCCGACGAGCTGATGCTCGTGACCGACATCTACGACCCCGCACTGCGGCTGCGTTCGTGCGATATCGTGGCCGCCGTCTGCAAGGACTGA
- a CDS encoding OmpW/AlkL family protein has protein sequence MKHSLGATAIAAALLIGGAISSTCANAQSSQSSQGAPEAQKTFGFIKDSSQGIYAGDILARVRAIGIMPDSHASGSVLPTLGVTVNNAIVPELDFTYMILDNVGVELILGMSRHQLTSSLGHLGGVNVLPPTLLLQYHFNHAGKIRPYVGAGVNYTRFWNSSLNAGGTPISIKNHSVGPALQAGVDIQMTKNLFFNVDIKKVWMKTDTSLAGADLGTLHIDPLIVGVGIGMKF, from the coding sequence ATGAAGCACTCTCTCGGCGCCACGGCCATCGCCGCCGCGCTGCTCATCGGCGGCGCCATTTCCAGCACTTGCGCCAACGCGCAATCGTCGCAATCGTCACAAGGGGCGCCCGAAGCGCAGAAGACCTTCGGCTTCATCAAGGACAGCTCACAGGGCATCTACGCCGGCGACATCCTTGCGCGCGTGCGCGCCATCGGCATCATGCCGGACTCGCACGCGAGCGGCAGCGTGCTGCCGACGCTGGGCGTGACCGTCAACAATGCCATCGTGCCCGAACTCGACTTCACGTACATGATTCTCGACAACGTGGGTGTGGAGCTCATTCTCGGCATGTCGCGTCATCAGCTCACGTCGAGCCTCGGACATCTCGGGGGCGTGAACGTGCTGCCGCCCACGCTGCTGCTGCAATACCACTTCAACCACGCAGGCAAGATTCGGCCCTACGTCGGCGCGGGCGTCAACTACACCCGCTTCTGGAACAGTAGCCTGAATGCGGGCGGCACACCGATCTCGATCAAGAATCACAGCGTCGGTCCGGCACTGCAAGCCGGTGTGGACATCCAGATGACGAAGAACCTGTTCTTCAACGTCGACATCAAGAAGGTCTGGATGAAGACCGACACCTCGCTTGCCGGCGCCGATCTCGGCACCCTTCACATCGACCCGCTCATCGTGGGCGTTGGCATCGGCATGAAGTTCTGA
- a CDS encoding cytochrome b, with product MDNAIKFRSPGPSMSPSGRYAPPAIFFHWAVALLIVVAYAAVITKGYLPKGSAPRALSMTIHEWAGLAALTLAVPRLLWRLIKGSPGALPGQAWVVRASSSLVHLLLYLFMFAQPVLGYLALNAGGDVLTIPGLDIALPQFVGQDDALRRSIKEIHETIGSAFYWVIGLHAAAALWHHYLRRDDTLRRML from the coding sequence ATGGATAACGCGATCAAGTTTCGTTCCCCCGGACCTTCGATGTCGCCTTCGGGACGCTACGCGCCGCCGGCGATCTTCTTTCACTGGGCGGTGGCACTGCTGATCGTAGTGGCCTACGCAGCTGTCATCACAAAGGGGTATTTGCCCAAGGGCAGCGCACCGCGCGCGCTGTCGATGACGATCCACGAATGGGCCGGCCTGGCGGCGCTCACGCTGGCGGTGCCGCGCCTTCTGTGGCGGCTGATCAAAGGATCGCCGGGTGCGTTGCCGGGGCAGGCATGGGTGGTTCGCGCGTCGTCCTCGCTCGTGCATCTGCTGCTGTATCTATTCATGTTCGCGCAGCCGGTGCTTGGCTATCTGGCGCTCAACGCGGGAGGCGACGTGCTCACGATTCCCGGACTGGATATTGCGTTGCCTCAATTTGTCGGGCAGGACGACGCGCTGCGCCGCTCGATCAAGGAGATTCACGAGACGATCGGCAGTGCGTTCTATTGGGTGATCGGGCTGCACGCGGCGGCTGCGCTGTGGCATCACTACCTCCGCCGGGACGATACGTTGCGCCGCATGCTCTGA
- a CDS encoding winged helix-turn-helix transcriptional regulator, which produces MNKPEPFVFEETCVPRRVLELFSVKWTSMVLYALQCGTTRTGELQRRLPGISKKMLTQTLRELERDGLIHREVYAVVPPKVEYSLTPLGELFIEPIEMLYRWGNKHADVLAQLSLRRGKPSQTADQENRGDRSARLPISS; this is translated from the coding sequence ATGAACAAACCCGAGCCGTTCGTCTTCGAAGAAACCTGCGTGCCGCGCCGCGTGCTGGAACTCTTCAGCGTGAAGTGGACGAGCATGGTCCTCTACGCGTTGCAGTGCGGCACCACCCGCACCGGCGAATTGCAGCGTCGGTTGCCCGGCATTTCCAAGAAGATGCTCACACAGACGCTGCGCGAACTCGAGCGCGACGGGCTGATTCACCGCGAGGTCTACGCCGTGGTGCCCCCCAAGGTCGAGTATTCGCTCACGCCGCTAGGAGAGTTGTTCATCGAACCGATCGAAATGCTTTACCGCTGGGGCAACAAGCACGCCGACGTGCTCGCGCAACTGAGCCTGCGACGTGGCAAGCCATCACAGACCGCCGATCAGGAGAATCGCGGCGATCGCTCGGCACGGTTGCCGATTTCTTCCTAA
- a CDS encoding DUF2946 family protein — protein MRKLRQHRVAIGIALLAILLAALMPAIAQWRAAMQQDPFAIYCTATGTQASLGTNTTARANAQREPAHDGHSGHDDAQAPPTPSQAAEQHSLHDGADHSLASADHWEKCGYCTLWAHQPLVTTDVLTLPRAAQASIDPAPGYGYRTTRAPASAPPSRAHRRPASPDPSRAGPDR, from the coding sequence ATGCGCAAGCTCCGTCAGCATCGCGTCGCAATCGGGATCGCCTTGCTGGCGATCCTGCTGGCGGCGCTCATGCCTGCGATCGCGCAGTGGCGGGCGGCCATGCAGCAGGACCCGTTCGCGATCTACTGCACGGCGACAGGCACGCAGGCCTCGCTCGGAACGAACACCACAGCGCGCGCCAATGCGCAGCGAGAGCCCGCTCACGACGGCCACTCCGGACACGACGACGCACAAGCGCCGCCCACGCCGTCGCAAGCCGCTGAGCAACACAGCCTTCACGACGGCGCCGATCATTCGCTCGCGTCGGCCGACCACTGGGAGAAGTGCGGCTACTGCACGCTCTGGGCGCACCAGCCGCTCGTCACGACCGACGTTCTTACCCTCCCGCGCGCCGCTCAGGCCAGCATCGACCCCGCCCCCGGGTACGGGTACCGTACCACCCGCGCCCCCGCTTCCGCGCCGCCCTCGCGCGCGCACCGCCGCCCGGCGTCGCCTGATCCTTCCCGTGCCGGTCCCGACCGGTAA
- a CDS encoding NAD(P)/FAD-dependent oxidoreductase gives MNDSRPVVVIGGGLVGVCTAAYLQRAGHAVVIVDRQSARQAASLGNAGCINGSSVVPIAMPGVLWQVPGWLMQPDGPLVLRWSYLPRMVPWLMRFVAASQPARVAAQARALRALLGPALDAYQPLLDDAQANDLVTRRGYLIAYSSERGMRGDEGGMALRRENGVHIETLDAAALREFEPTLSHEFVGARYIGETGHTLDPGALLARLTAQVIARGGRVVDASATAIETNGAHAVAVHSDAGREAAGAVVVAAGAWSAPFARQLGDSIVFDTERGYHVEIASPQTMPSRPVMWAEGKLFATPMNGRLRGAGTVELAGLQAPPNWRRADLLLDQLHKMFPGAVAGAKPSQSVDGARWQGFRPSTPDSLPVVGAASKVPNAFYAFGHGHVGLTAAASTGRTIAALVSGERPDIDLSPFSIGRFR, from the coding sequence ATGAACGATTCACGTCCCGTCGTCGTCATCGGGGGCGGTCTGGTCGGCGTATGTACCGCCGCCTATCTACAACGCGCCGGGCATGCCGTGGTGATCGTCGATCGCCAGTCCGCACGCCAGGCGGCCTCGTTGGGCAACGCTGGCTGCATCAATGGGTCCTCGGTCGTGCCGATTGCCATGCCAGGCGTGCTTTGGCAGGTGCCGGGGTGGCTGATGCAACCGGACGGCCCGCTCGTGTTGCGTTGGTCCTACCTGCCTCGCATGGTCCCCTGGCTGATGCGCTTCGTGGCGGCGAGTCAGCCTGCCCGCGTCGCGGCGCAGGCCCGCGCACTTCGGGCACTGCTTGGCCCGGCGCTCGACGCCTACCAGCCGCTGCTCGACGATGCACAGGCCAACGATCTCGTCACGCGGCGCGGCTATCTGATCGCCTATTCGAGCGAGCGCGGCATGCGCGGCGACGAGGGGGGCATGGCCCTGCGCCGCGAGAACGGCGTGCACATTGAAACCCTCGATGCCGCGGCGCTGCGCGAGTTCGAGCCAACGCTTTCGCATGAATTCGTCGGTGCCCGATATATCGGCGAGACCGGACATACGCTGGACCCCGGTGCCTTGCTGGCGCGGTTGACCGCGCAGGTGATCGCGCGCGGGGGACGCGTCGTCGACGCCAGCGCGACGGCGATCGAGACTAACGGCGCACACGCCGTTGCCGTGCATTCGGACGCGGGGCGCGAGGCGGCAGGCGCGGTCGTCGTGGCCGCGGGCGCATGGTCCGCGCCGTTCGCACGGCAGTTGGGGGACAGCATCGTCTTCGACACGGAGCGCGGCTACCACGTGGAGATCGCGTCGCCGCAGACGATGCCCTCGCGCCCGGTCATGTGGGCCGAGGGAAAGTTGTTCGCCACGCCGATGAACGGGCGGCTTCGCGGCGCAGGAACGGTCGAATTAGCGGGACTGCAGGCGCCGCCGAACTGGCGACGCGCCGACCTGCTGCTCGATCAGTTGCACAAGATGTTCCCCGGCGCCGTGGCGGGCGCCAAGCCTTCGCAATCGGTCGACGGGGCGCGTTGGCAGGGATTCCGGCCGAGCACGCCCGACTCGCTGCCGGTCGTCGGCGCCGCATCGAAAGTGCCGAACGCATTCTATGCCTTCGGACACGGGCATGTGGGTCTGACCGCGGCGGCATCGACGGGTCGCACGATCGCCGCCCTGGTGTCGGGCGAACGTCCTGACATCGACCTTTCTCCGTTCTCCATCGGTCGCTTCCGCTAG
- a CDS encoding lactate utilization protein B, translated as MSRTTRVDHAKNAEAFLAKTEHVAFHDKRLWDLRMKRDAQAASIDEWETLRTLASQIKEHTLSRLGDYLEQFAARAEANGVKVHWALDAAAHNAIVHGILAAHDVRTLVKSKSMLTDECELREYLEPRGIQVMETDLGERIQQLDRQPPSHVVVPAVHKLRGDVAQLFGRTLGTDPNNDDVHYLAESQRRTTRPAFLEAGAGMTGCNFAVAETGTVVVCTNEGNADLSANVPPVHIVSLGIEKLIPRMADLGVFVRLLSRSALGSPITQYTSHFRAPRPGTEMHFVIVDNGRTARLAMDDFWYSLKCIRCGACMNTCPVYRRSSGLSYGSTYAGPIGAILNPAYDLKRYSALPFASTMNGSCSNVCPVRINIHEQLYKWRQIVAEEGELPSVKRGLIKVAGKLLANPVLYRASVKSMNAALHRLPNLLLYNPLNTWGKGRDLPDAPSQTFRDWYDANRRTLDATPDASASDLDQSSTRETL; from the coding sequence ATGAGCCGCACGACACGCGTCGATCACGCGAAAAACGCGGAGGCGTTTCTCGCCAAGACGGAACATGTGGCGTTCCACGACAAGCGACTCTGGGACCTGCGCATGAAGCGCGACGCGCAAGCGGCATCCATCGACGAATGGGAGACGCTGCGCACACTCGCCTCGCAGATCAAGGAACACACACTCTCCCGGCTGGGGGATTATCTCGAACAGTTCGCCGCGCGGGCCGAAGCCAACGGCGTGAAAGTGCATTGGGCGCTCGATGCCGCCGCGCACAACGCCATCGTGCACGGCATTCTGGCGGCGCACGACGTCAGAACACTCGTCAAGAGCAAGTCCATGCTGACCGACGAGTGCGAGCTTCGCGAATACCTGGAACCGCGCGGCATCCAGGTGATGGAAACCGATCTCGGTGAGCGCATCCAGCAACTCGACAGGCAGCCGCCGTCGCACGTGGTCGTGCCGGCCGTGCACAAGTTGCGCGGCGACGTGGCGCAGTTGTTCGGCCGCACCCTCGGCACCGACCCGAACAACGACGATGTGCACTACCTGGCGGAAAGCCAGCGCCGCACGACACGCCCCGCCTTTCTCGAGGCGGGCGCCGGGATGACCGGCTGCAACTTCGCCGTTGCCGAGACCGGCACCGTCGTGGTCTGCACCAATGAAGGCAACGCCGATCTGTCGGCGAACGTGCCGCCAGTGCACATCGTGTCGCTCGGCATCGAAAAGCTGATCCCGCGCATGGCCGATCTCGGCGTGTTCGTGCGCCTGCTCTCGCGCAGCGCGCTGGGCTCGCCCATCACGCAGTACACCTCGCATTTCCGCGCGCCTCGTCCCGGCACCGAAATGCACTTCGTCATCGTCGACAACGGCCGCACCGCACGCCTGGCGATGGACGACTTCTGGTACTCGCTCAAGTGCATCCGCTGCGGCGCATGCATGAACACGTGCCCCGTCTATCGTCGCAGCAGCGGGCTGTCGTACGGCAGTACCTACGCCGGGCCGATCGGCGCCATCCTCAACCCCGCATACGATCTCAAACGCTACAGCGCGCTGCCGTTCGCATCCACGATGAACGGGAGCTGCTCGAACGTCTGCCCGGTGCGCATCAACATTCACGAGCAGTTGTACAAGTGGCGCCAGATCGTGGCCGAGGAAGGCGAGTTGCCGTCCGTCAAACGCGGCCTGATCAAGGTCGCTGGCAAGCTGCTCGCCAATCCGGTGCTGTACCGGGCGTCGGTGAAATCGATGAACGCCGCATTGCACCGGTTGCCTAACCTGCTGCTCTATAACCCGCTCAATACGTGGGGCAAGGGCCGCGACCTTCCCGATGCGCCGTCGCAGACGTTTCGTGACTGGTACGACGCCAACCGACGCACGCTCGACGCGACACCGGACGCGTCGGCGAGCGACCTCGATCAATCGTCCACCCGGGAGACCCTGTGA